A genome region from Corvus hawaiiensis isolate bCorHaw1 chromosome 4, bCorHaw1.pri.cur, whole genome shotgun sequence includes the following:
- the SOX10 gene encoding transcription factor SOX-10 isoform X2: MADDQDLSEVEMSPVGSEDHHCLSPGPSMASDNSPHLTGSGNGEMGKVKKEQQDSEADDDKFPVCIREAVSQVLSGYDWTLVPMPVRVNGSNKSKPHVKRPMNAFMVWAQAARRKLADQYPHLHNAELSKTLGKLWRLLNESDKRPFIEEAERLRMQHKKDHPDYKYQPRRRKNGKATQGEGEGQVEGEAGGAAAIQAHYKNAHLDHRHPGEGSPMSDGHPEHSSGQSHGPPTPPTTPKTELQAGKADSKREGRSLGEGGKPHIDFGNVDIGEISHEVMSNMETFDVNEFDQYLPPNGHAGHPGHVGGYAAAAAAGYGLGSALAAASGHSAWISKQHGVSLSTATSSVVDSKAQVKTEGSASGGHYTDQPSTSQIAYTSLSLPHYGSAFPSISRPQFDYPDHQPSGPYYSHSTQASGLYSAFSYMGPSQRPLYTAISDPAPSVPQSHSPTHWEQPVYTTLSRP; this comes from the exons ATGGCTGACGACCAAGACCTTTCGGAGGTGGAGATGAGCCCAGTGGGCTCTGAAGACCACCATTGCCTCTCCCCAGGACCCTCCATGGCGTCAGACAACTCCCCGCACCTCACTGGCTCTGGGAATGGGGAGATGGGGAAGGTGAAGAAGGAACAGCAAGACTCAGAGGCGGATGATGACAAGTTCCCGGTGTGCATCCGTGAGGCAGTCAGCCAGGTGCTGAGCGGCTATGACTGGACCCTGGTTCCCATGCCCGTGCGGGTCAATGGAAGTAACAAGAGCAAACCCCACGTCAAGCGGCCCATGAATGCCTTCATGGtctgggcacaggctgcccgGAGGAAATTGGCTGACCAGTACCCACACCTGCACAACGCCGAGCTCAGTAAGACCTTGGGGAAGCTCTGGAG GTTATTGAACGAAAGTGACAAGCGGCCCTTTATTGAAGAGGCGGAGCGGCTGAGGATGCAGCACAAGAAGGACCATCCCGATTACAAGTACCAGCCCCGCCGCCGGAAAAATGGCAAGGCCACACAGGGCGAGGGTGAAGGCCAGGTAGAGGGGGAGGCTGGTGGGGCTGCTGCCATCCAGGCCCACTACAAGAATGCCCACCTGGATCACAGGCATCCCGGTGAAGGATCGCCCATGTCCGATGGCCATCCAGAACACTCCTCAG GTCAGAGCCATGGGCCCCCCACACCTCCTACCACCCCCAAGACCGAGCTGCAGGCAGGCAAAGCAGATTCCAAACGAGAAGGGCGTTCcctgggggaagggggaaagccACACATTGACTTTGGCAATGTGGACATTGGGGAGATCAGCCATGAGGTGATGTCCAACATGGAGACCTTCGATGTCAATGAATTCGACCAGTACTTGCCGCCCAACGGACACGCCGGCCACCCAGGCCACGTTGGGGGCTATGCGGCAGCGGCCGCTGCTGGCTATGGCCTCGGGAGcgccctggctgcagccagcgGACACTCTGCCTGGATCTCCAAGCAGCATGGAGTCTCCTTGTCCACTGCCACCTCATCGGTGGTGGACTCAAAGGCCCAGGTGAAAACGGAGGGGTCCGCCTCTGGAGGCCACTACACTGACCAGCCCTCCACCTCCCAGATAGCTTACACATCCCTGAGTCTGCCCCACTACGGCTCGGCCTTCCCCTCCATCTCCAGGCCACAGTTTGACTACCCAGACCACCAGCCCTCGGGACCCTACTACAGCCATTCCACCCAAGCCTCCGGCCTCTACTCTGCCTTCTCCTATATGGGACCTTCCCAACGTCCCCTTTACACTGCCATCTCTGACCCTGCACCCTCCGTGCCACAGTCCCATAGCCCCACACATTGGGAACAGCCCGTGTACACAACTCTCTCCAGACCGTAG
- the SOX10 gene encoding transcription factor SOX-10 isoform X1, with protein sequence MRCSHRVRTRTARRKREGSRATMADDQDLSEVEMSPVGSEDHHCLSPGPSMASDNSPHLTGSGNGEMGKVKKEQQDSEADDDKFPVCIREAVSQVLSGYDWTLVPMPVRVNGSNKSKPHVKRPMNAFMVWAQAARRKLADQYPHLHNAELSKTLGKLWRLLNESDKRPFIEEAERLRMQHKKDHPDYKYQPRRRKNGKATQGEGEGQVEGEAGGAAAIQAHYKNAHLDHRHPGEGSPMSDGHPEHSSGQSHGPPTPPTTPKTELQAGKADSKREGRSLGEGGKPHIDFGNVDIGEISHEVMSNMETFDVNEFDQYLPPNGHAGHPGHVGGYAAAAAAGYGLGSALAAASGHSAWISKQHGVSLSTATSSVVDSKAQVKTEGSASGGHYTDQPSTSQIAYTSLSLPHYGSAFPSISRPQFDYPDHQPSGPYYSHSTQASGLYSAFSYMGPSQRPLYTAISDPAPSVPQSHSPTHWEQPVYTTLSRP encoded by the exons ATGAGATGTTCCCACAGAG tgAGAACAAGGACAGcgagaaggaaaagggaaggctcGAGAGCAACGATGGCTGACGACCAAGACCTTTCGGAGGTGGAGATGAGCCCAGTGGGCTCTGAAGACCACCATTGCCTCTCCCCAGGACCCTCCATGGCGTCAGACAACTCCCCGCACCTCACTGGCTCTGGGAATGGGGAGATGGGGAAGGTGAAGAAGGAACAGCAAGACTCAGAGGCGGATGATGACAAGTTCCCGGTGTGCATCCGTGAGGCAGTCAGCCAGGTGCTGAGCGGCTATGACTGGACCCTGGTTCCCATGCCCGTGCGGGTCAATGGAAGTAACAAGAGCAAACCCCACGTCAAGCGGCCCATGAATGCCTTCATGGtctgggcacaggctgcccgGAGGAAATTGGCTGACCAGTACCCACACCTGCACAACGCCGAGCTCAGTAAGACCTTGGGGAAGCTCTGGAG GTTATTGAACGAAAGTGACAAGCGGCCCTTTATTGAAGAGGCGGAGCGGCTGAGGATGCAGCACAAGAAGGACCATCCCGATTACAAGTACCAGCCCCGCCGCCGGAAAAATGGCAAGGCCACACAGGGCGAGGGTGAAGGCCAGGTAGAGGGGGAGGCTGGTGGGGCTGCTGCCATCCAGGCCCACTACAAGAATGCCCACCTGGATCACAGGCATCCCGGTGAAGGATCGCCCATGTCCGATGGCCATCCAGAACACTCCTCAG GTCAGAGCCATGGGCCCCCCACACCTCCTACCACCCCCAAGACCGAGCTGCAGGCAGGCAAAGCAGATTCCAAACGAGAAGGGCGTTCcctgggggaagggggaaagccACACATTGACTTTGGCAATGTGGACATTGGGGAGATCAGCCATGAGGTGATGTCCAACATGGAGACCTTCGATGTCAATGAATTCGACCAGTACTTGCCGCCCAACGGACACGCCGGCCACCCAGGCCACGTTGGGGGCTATGCGGCAGCGGCCGCTGCTGGCTATGGCCTCGGGAGcgccctggctgcagccagcgGACACTCTGCCTGGATCTCCAAGCAGCATGGAGTCTCCTTGTCCACTGCCACCTCATCGGTGGTGGACTCAAAGGCCCAGGTGAAAACGGAGGGGTCCGCCTCTGGAGGCCACTACACTGACCAGCCCTCCACCTCCCAGATAGCTTACACATCCCTGAGTCTGCCCCACTACGGCTCGGCCTTCCCCTCCATCTCCAGGCCACAGTTTGACTACCCAGACCACCAGCCCTCGGGACCCTACTACAGCCATTCCACCCAAGCCTCCGGCCTCTACTCTGCCTTCTCCTATATGGGACCTTCCCAACGTCCCCTTTACACTGCCATCTCTGACCCTGCACCCTCCGTGCCACAGTCCCATAGCCCCACACATTGGGAACAGCCCGTGTACACAACTCTCTCCAGACCGTAG